The nucleotide window GCGCTCGCGGCGGCCCTGGCTCGGGCGATCCCCGTTCCCGCCGACCCGCACCGCAAACTACCACCGTGGGTACTCGCGGTCGTGCTGATTTTGGCCGCCGCGCCGTTCGCGGTCGAGCCGATGCGACGCGCGTGGACCGGCGACGGGTACCCGCTCGAACTCCAGATGGTGTGCGGGCTGCGGAACGTCGGCCTCGGGCTGGCCGCGTGCGGCGGGTGGCTGCTGTGTTTGCGGGCCGCAACCGGTGTGAGCCTGTTTCTGATGCTGTTCAGCGCGGCGATGAGCAACCACCCGGCCGTACTGGCCGTCCTGGGGCTGTACGCCGCCGCCGGGAGCGCGTGGCTGGTACTGGCGTACTGGTCCGGGCTGCGCGGCGTGCTGGCGAACGCGGAGCGGGTCGTCGCGATCGAGGTCGTGACCGAGCGCGCGCGGCTCCCCTGGGCCGGACTGTTAGTGCTGCTCCTCGTCACCGGCGGCGCGGCGGCACTGGCGGCGGGGCCGAAGCGCGCGACCGCCGTGCTCGGCGAACTGATGCCCACGTCCGGCGGAACCGGCGAAACCGACCCGTTCGCGCGGTACGGAACCGGCGACGGGCCGGAGGAGGTCGCGGGCGCCGACGCGAGGGCCGCAGGGATGGTCGAAACGGACACGCTGATTGAGGACAACAAGAACGCACTCATCGACGCCGTCAGCGACATGTACGGCGCGCCCCACAAGCCCCCGAAGGAGCAAGAGCGAACGGTCGCGGCCGGGCTGATGGACGTGATCCAGTTCCACGGCAAGTTGCCCGACAACCGGCGCCCCAGTCGCGACTTTGACACGGGTCGCAAAGGGCCGGCGCGCGACCGCACGCCCGAGAGTCAGTCGGCGCGCGCGCTGTTCGAGGTCGAGGGCCGTACCCCCCTCCACATCCGGGTGGTCGCGTTCGAACAGTACGACCCGGAGACGCACCGGTGGCGGACCGGCCGGCAGCCGAGCGGCCGGCGGATCGACGCCGAGGCGGACAACTGGATGCGGGTCGGGCACCTGCGCGGCTCGGCCGACTGGTACGGCCCCGACGAGCGGCACCGGCTCAAGTGCGCCGACCTGAAGGACAACCTCGTCCCGACGCCGGCCCTGCTGACCCGGTTCCGCATCAACAAGGTGGACCGCCCCGACTACTACGAATGGGATTACGAGGGCGTGCTCGCGCTCGCCGGCCGCCGACGAACCCCGCCCGGGGTGGTGATCGCCACCGACAGCCGCACGCTCGCCCCGGCGCGACTGCCGGAGTCCGCATTCGGAATCAGCGGCACCGGCGGGGTGCCGACCGGGTTCGGCGAGGTCCCATTGGCCCTGCGCCCGGAGATCGAGCGACTCGCCCGCGCGTGGACCGACGGCCGGCCGCGCGGGTGGCCGCAGATCGAAGCAGTTCTCACCCGGCTCCGCACCGCCTACACCCACGACCGCGGCGCCGCGGCTCCGAAGGACCACCCGGCTCCAGTGCTGTGGTTCCTGACCGACGCGCGATACGGCCCGGACTACCTGTTCGCTACCGCAGCAGTATTACTGCTGCGGGCTCTCGACTACCCCGTCCGCCCCTGCCTCGGGTACTACGCCGCCCCCGACGGGTACGACGCCGAAACCGCACACACGCCGGTGCGCGAAACCGACCTGCACTTCTGGGCCGAGGTGCAACTCCGCGACGGGCAATGGCTTGTGCTCGAACCGACGCCCGGTTATGCCGTGCTGGAGCCGGCCCGACCGCTGTGGGACCGGGTACGAACTGCACTGGCCGCGTCCGCCGAATGGGCCGCGCGGAACGCTTTGGCAGTCGCGGCAGTCCTCTTCGCTACCACGGTAGTCGTGGTCCGCCGTCGGTCGCTCCTCGACGCCGCCGCAGTTCGGCTGTGGCTCCTGTTCCCGGGGCGGACGTGGCGCGCCCAGGTGGCACGGGCGGTCCGCCTGCTGGAGCGCCGCGCCCGGTGGGCCGGTGCCGCTCGTGCCCCCGGGCAAACGGTCGCCGCGTGGCTGCGCGGGGCGCGGGGCGGCCGAGCCGGGATCGAACTTTCGGCCCTCGTGCAATTAGCCGAACAGGCGGCCTACGCGCCGGACGGCTCGCCCCCGCCCGACGCCCTCGCCACCTGTCGCCGTGCGCTCGCCACCTGGACCTACTACCGGTGGCGCTCCGCCGGGGCCGTGCCGACCGGAGGAACACCGTGACCGCTCTTCGCAACGTACCCCCGACCGCTCCAGCCGTACCCGACCGGGTGGACCGGTTACGGGCCGCTCTGAACCGCGCGTTGCGCGGCAAACCGGAGGTGACCGAGTACGTGCTCGCGGGCCTGCTGGCGCGCGGGCACCTGCTGCTCGAAGACCTGCCCGGGCTGGGCAAGACCACGCTGGCCAAGGCGCTCGCCGGCGCGGTCGGCGGCACGTTCGCCCGGGTGCAGTGCACGCCGGACCTGCTGCCGGGCGACATCACCGGGTTCAGCGTGTTCAACCAGAAGACCCGCGAGTTCGAGTTCCAGCCCGGCCCGGTGTTCGCCGACGTCCTCCTGACCGACGAGATCAACCGGACCACGCCCCGCACCCAGAGCGCGCTGCTGGAGGCGATGGCCGAGCGGCAGGCGACCGTGGACAACGTGCGCCACCCGCTGTCGCCGACGTTCTTCGTGATCGCCACGCAAAACCCGGTGGAGCACCACGGCACCTACCCGCTGCCCGAGGCCCAGCTCGACCGGTTCGCAATGAAGCTGTCGATCGGGTACCCGGACCGGGCCGACGAACTCGCCCTGCTCGAAGGGGCCATTGGCGCACCGGCCGACGAAGCCGCTCCGGAACGGGTACTCGCACCCGGTGAGTTGGCGGCACTTCAGGCGCGCGTGGCCGGGGTGGCGGTACAGCCGAACGTGCGAGCGTACCTGGTGGATTTGGGCCGGGCCACCCGCGCGCACGCGAGCGTCTCCCTCGGGCTCAGCCCGCGCGGGCTGCTCACTTGGCAGCGGGTCGCCCAGGCGTGGGCGTACCTGCGCGGCCGCCCGTTCGTTACCCCGGACGACGTTCAGGAGGTCGCCCGGCCGGTGCTGGGGGTCCGCCTGGGACTCGACACCGGCGCGACGGAGCGGGTGATCCGGCAGTTGGTCGAAACGATCCCCGTTCCGGTTTGATCCGCTCAACGTTACCGCACCAGGGAGCCGGCCATGTTCGCGAGTCTGTTTTGGGGGTTCCTCCTGCGCCTGGGTCAGGGGGCCGTTGAAGCCTCGCTGACGCTGGTGGTCGGGGTGGTTGTGGCCGGGGTGCTGCGGCGCATGGTCGGCCCGGCCGGCACGCGCCGGTTGTTCGGCAGTGGGGCGAAGGGGCTGTTCCGCGGGTGGCTCGCCGGGATGCTGTTACCGGTGTGCGCGCTCGGGGTGATCCCGGTCGCCCGGGAGATGCGCCGGGCCGGGGTGCCGGGCGGTACGGTGCTGGCGTTCGTGCTCGCGGCCCCGCTCCTGAACCCGCTCTCGTTCCTGTACGGACTGACCCTCGCCGAGCCGGTGGTGATCCTCACGTTCGCCGGCCTGTCGCTGGTCGTCGCCACGTGCGCCGGGTTCCTGTGGGACCGCGTGTTCGGCCGCGGCGCGAGCGTGACCGAGGCGGAGGAGCTGGCCCGCACCGCCGACGCCGAGCCGCTCCCGGCGGCCGGGCTGCGCCGGGTCGCGGCGGTGGCGGTCACCGCCGCCAAGGAACTGGCCGGGCGCGACCTCGTGTTCTACGCGGTCGGGCTGCTCGCCTCGGCGCTACTGTCGGCGGCGATCCCGTTCGGCAGCCTCCAGCACACGATGCACCACACCGACAAATCGTCCCCGCTGCTGATGACCGCGCTGGCGGTACCGCTGTACTCGTCCCCGCTGCCGGGGATGATGAAGATCGGCCTCATGTTCGAGCACGGCAACTCGATCGGGGCCGCGTTCGTGCTGTTCACGCTGGGCATCGGAACCAGCGCCGGGACCGTGACGTGGCTGCTGACGGACTTCGGGGGCCGCCGGGTGCTCCCCTGGCTCGGCGCCTACCTAGCCGTTGTGCTCGCCGTCGCATACGCGACGGAACCGGTCCTGTACGACACCCGGAAAGAGGAGGCGGACCACACGCACGCGTTCGACGACTACTCGGCCCCCTTCCCTTCCGGGTCCGGCGGACCGGCCGAGGCGGGCGCGAAGCTGGCCGAGAAGTTCGGGCCGATGGAGCAGCCGGCCGTGTACGGCTTCGTTGCGCTCCTGGCTGCCGGGGTCGTGCTGCGACGCGCCGACCGGGCGGGGGCACTGGAGCGGTGGCTCACCGCGCCGCCGCCGAGCCGGGCGCGCACGCGATGGGACGCCAACGTGCCCGGCTCGGTGCTGGGAGCGGTCTCGCTGCTGGGGTTAGTCGCGTTCAGTGTGGTCGGGGCGTACCTGTACTACCCGGACCGCGAGCAGTGCTTCGAGGAGATGAAGGCCGTTCACGCGGACGCGGTCGTCGCGGCCCGGACCGGCAAACGGGACGAGGCGATCCGGCAACTGGAGCGGTGGGACTTACTGACCCGCAAGTTGCAGGTCGGCGTGTACATCCGCACGTTGCGGTTGAGCGACGAGCAGGCGCGATCGGCCGACGACCTCCGGGAACGGCTGGAAGAGGTGCGCGACGCCCTCCTGGCGAACGACGCCACCGTAGCCGAATCCGCGCTCCCGGCGCTCGAGCGGGCGTACCGCACGTGTCGCACCGCGTTCGCTCCGAATTGAACGCCGGTGCGAAGTTGGCGGCTACCGCTCTGCCCGCTGGCAAGTAGACTGATCGATCACCCCGTGAACAGTGAGCCGCCCAGAACATAGGTGGTCAAGTACCGCAGCCCCCGCGACGAAAGCAGGTTCAAGATGCTGCCCGTACTTCTGACCGCAACAATCGTCGCGCCGGCCGCCGATCCGGTAACCACGCCCCCGCTACCGGGCTTTCGCACGAGTGCGTGGTTTGAAGAACGGGTGCGTGAAGAGTGGGTCACAGAAGGTGTTCGCGCGATCGCAAATGCGCCTGCGAACTTCGACCCGAAGAAACCGACCCAGTTGGTCATCTACGCGACCCCCAACGGCAACTCTGTTGAGCAAACGTTCGGCTGCGCGACCGGCCCCGGTCTCGACTGGCACTTCGATATTCAACACGTCGCGGCCCAGGTGCGGAAGCTCCGTGAGGTCCGCCCCGGCGAGAACATCGTCCTGGTGTGCGTCGAAGCCGACGGGCTGAGTTGGCCCGCCTGGAAGCGCCGCTACAAGGACGGCCCCGACCGGGTTCGCAAAGTGGTCGATGTGCTGCGCCAGTGGGTTCCCGGCGTAAGTGCGCGCGTGTCGCTGGCCGGGCACAGCGGCGGGGGCAGCTTTCTGTTCGGGCTCCTCGACAACGCGGATCGTATCCCGGATTGGGTCGAGCGAATGGTATTCCTCGACGCCAACTACTCCTACAGTGACGCCGATAAGCACGGCGAAAAACTGCTCTCGTGGCTGAACGGAGACACGTCTCGTCGGCTCGTCGTGATCGCATACGACGACCGGAACATCGAACTCGATGGGAAGAAGGTAATCGGACCGGACGGCGGCACCTTTCGCGCGACCGAGCGCATGCGCACGCGGTTCGCAAAAGACGTGACGTTCGCAGAGACCAAAGCCGGAGACGTGACAACCTGTACCGCGCTCGGCGGTCAGCTCGCGCTACTGGTTCACGCGAACCCCAAAAACAAGATCCTACACACCGCGCTGGTGGGCGAAATGAACGGGTTGTTGCGCGGCCTGACCGATCCCGGCGTGAAACCCGAGTGGGGCACGTTCGGCGCGCCGCGGACGTTCACCGCGTGGGTACAGCCCGGACCGGGCATCCCGAAACGCCCCGCCGACGCGACCGGAGGAACCGCGTTCTTTAAATCGCTCGACAAGCTCCCCCTCCTGGAGCGGGAAGAGGTGATCGCGCGAGAAATACTCCGCGGGAACGTACCCGAATTTCTACGCACGTTTCAAAAGATCACCACGAAGGCACGCGACGCGAGCGGGAAGGAACACACCGTGGTGTTCGAGGTCATGCCGGATTACCTTGCGGTAGGCAGCGACGCCGATTTCGTCCGTGTGCCTATGACTCCGCAAACCGCAGCCCGGATTGCAGACGCTTTCGGGTGCGCGGTGCCGACCCGGAAAGTCGCCGACGAAGTGTACCGAGCTGCGGTAGTGAAATTGGAGCCGAAACCGCTCACCGAGGATCGCGAACGGCCGTCGACATTTCTGAAGCACAACGTGTTGATCGAGGAGCAGCGCCGCGGACGGAAGCTCGGCGAACTGGCCGCAGGGATCAAGAAAGATGTGGTGGTGTCGAACCGGTTGACCGAGAAGCCCGGTCGGGTCGCCATTTACGGGTGGCACAAGCTCGACGGAAAAGCCATTCAGCTGCTCACGATCGTTCACGGCGAAACGTACGTGGATTACAGCCACGGGGTGCGACTGATGAAACGCACGGTTCTTGTTGATAACCAGCCGCGCGACGTGCGACACGTCTTATATTCGTCCGCGCTACACGCGTTACTGAGCGACGAGGGTCCTGTGACCCGCCCGGCATACTGACCCAGCGGTTTCCGCTCACGGACGTGCCAGACGCTCCGGAGCGTGCCCGACCGACAAAAGGGTCCGCGAAACACAGCACCCCCTCCTGGGTCCGCTCGGCAGTCTGGGGCGGAGGGTGTTGGTGCCGGATAGGTCCGCTGCGTCTCGCTGGCGTTGCGGCTACACGTCAGAAAAGAAGATCGCGCCGAATACGGGCCGAAATGGAAACCAGCGGCCCCAACTGCGGGCCGCTGGAGGTACCTACGAAATTGAGTGGCGGCTCAAGATACCGCGTCCTGGGTTTTCGCCGAGGCCGCCTCTTCAGCCTCTTTCGCGGCGGCCTCGGCCTTGAGCTTTTCGTAAAATGCCGGGTCGTTGCCGCCCTCGTCCGGGCGCGGCGTCATGCCGGTCACCCGCGACACGACCCACTCCAGCGCCGGGAAGAAGTAGATGTTGGTCAGGAAAGGGTTGCACCAGCCGGTGGTGATGCAGTAGTTGGCCTGGTACGGCAACTTGTGGTGCTTTTGGTGGTGGTCCTTGGTGAGGATCAGCCGGCAGCTCTGGAGCACGCGGGCGAACCGCGGCGGGTGCTTCATGTGCGCCCACAGGTGGAACTGGCTGGTCCACATCGCGAACGCGCCGATCGCCCACACGAACACCCCGGCGTACAGCCAGCCGATCGGCTCGGTCGGGAAGAACAGCGGGACGATCAGGAACGGCGAAGCGCCGAGCACGTTGTCCCCGTTCGTGGTGAAGAAGTTACTCTTGACCATGTCGAGCGGGTAGGCGTGGTGGAACCGGAACGGCCGCACGAACCGCCACCCGACGACCGGTGTCTTGGGGGTGCCCCACGTGTCACCGGCCCAGTGTACGAAGCCGGAAACGAAGTCCGCACCGAGCAACCCGAGCGGGATGAGGACCAGGGTCGGCCAGTCCCAAAAGCCGGGCGCGTTAACGAAACGAACCAAGCTGACGATCACCAACGTGATCCCAGCCAGAACAAAAAACACCTCGCTCGGGAGTACCGGGAACTCCGATACATCCGCTGCTCGGGTTCGCTGTATTTTCATTCCAATTTGTCTCACAGTGTGCCACGAGTCTGCACCGAACCGGCAGTGCGATCCGGTGTGCACCTTCTCCGTTGTACGTACTCCCCACAACGTGCCGCCGGACGTGGCGTCATATTCCTGAAAAATTAGCCACTTCCGCGCTCTTGACCGCCTGCCTATGTCGGTGGGATTCCGAACGGAACGCTTCACGAACGCCGTTCGATCGGACAGCAGGACACGACTTTATCGGAACGATTTTCGAGACACTTCTCGCTGGACGCGACAGCGGGTACTGCGTTGCGGTGATTGATCTTGTGAAAGAGTCCAGCCGGTGCCTTTTTGGGGGTTACCACACCAACCCATCAAGGACACCGGCATGGACCGCGCTCATGTGCGCGTTGTGTCGAAGAGTTGTGCCCCGGAGACCTTCCCGTGCCCCCGGTGCGGAGAACGGGGACGGCGGAAAGGTACCCACACCCGCCGCGTTCGGGACATCGCCTACGGGGAAATCGTGTTCCTCGAGTTGACCGTTGGAGAATACCGCGCCACCTGTGCCTGT belongs to Gemmata obscuriglobus and includes:
- a CDS encoding fatty acid desaturase CarF family protein — its product is MKIQRTRAADVSEFPVLPSEVFFVLAGITLVIVSLVRFVNAPGFWDWPTLVLIPLGLLGADFVSGFVHWAGDTWGTPKTPVVGWRFVRPFRFHHAYPLDMVKSNFFTTNGDNVLGASPFLIVPLFFPTEPIGWLYAGVFVWAIGAFAMWTSQFHLWAHMKHPPRFARVLQSCRLILTKDHHQKHHKLPYQANYCITTGWCNPFLTNIYFFPALEWVVSRVTGMTPRPDEGGNDPAFYEKLKAEAAAKEAEEAASAKTQDAVS
- a CDS encoding AAA family ATPase, whose translation is MTALRNVPPTAPAVPDRVDRLRAALNRALRGKPEVTEYVLAGLLARGHLLLEDLPGLGKTTLAKALAGAVGGTFARVQCTPDLLPGDITGFSVFNQKTREFEFQPGPVFADVLLTDEINRTTPRTQSALLEAMAERQATVDNVRHPLSPTFFVIATQNPVEHHGTYPLPEAQLDRFAMKLSIGYPDRADELALLEGAIGAPADEAAPERVLAPGELAALQARVAGVAVQPNVRAYLVDLGRATRAHASVSLGLSPRGLLTWQRVAQAWAYLRGRPFVTPDDVQEVARPVLGVRLGLDTGATERVIRQLVETIPVPV
- a CDS encoding transglutaminase-like domain-containing protein; the encoded protein is MAPEVLRPLRRSTFALLALAAAAVEVAAVDVRPVGVSIGMALVWVALAAALARAIPVPADPHRKLPPWVLAVVLILAAAPFAVEPMRRAWTGDGYPLELQMVCGLRNVGLGLAACGGWLLCLRAATGVSLFLMLFSAAMSNHPAVLAVLGLYAAAGSAWLVLAYWSGLRGVLANAERVVAIEVVTERARLPWAGLLVLLLVTGGAAALAAGPKRATAVLGELMPTSGGTGETDPFARYGTGDGPEEVAGADARAAGMVETDTLIEDNKNALIDAVSDMYGAPHKPPKEQERTVAAGLMDVIQFHGKLPDNRRPSRDFDTGRKGPARDRTPESQSARALFEVEGRTPLHIRVVAFEQYDPETHRWRTGRQPSGRRIDAEADNWMRVGHLRGSADWYGPDERHRLKCADLKDNLVPTPALLTRFRINKVDRPDYYEWDYEGVLALAGRRRTPPGVVIATDSRTLAPARLPESAFGISGTGGVPTGFGEVPLALRPEIERLARAWTDGRPRGWPQIEAVLTRLRTAYTHDRGAAAPKDHPAPVLWFLTDARYGPDYLFATAAVLLLRALDYPVRPCLGYYAAPDGYDAETAHTPVRETDLHFWAEVQLRDGQWLVLEPTPGYAVLEPARPLWDRVRTALAASAEWAARNALAVAAVLFATTVVVVRRRSLLDAAAVRLWLLFPGRTWRAQVARAVRLLERRARWAGAARAPGQTVAAWLRGARGGRAGIELSALVQLAEQAAYAPDGSPPPDALATCRRALATWTYYRWRSAGAVPTGGTP
- a CDS encoding permease, whose translation is MFASLFWGFLLRLGQGAVEASLTLVVGVVVAGVLRRMVGPAGTRRLFGSGAKGLFRGWLAGMLLPVCALGVIPVAREMRRAGVPGGTVLAFVLAAPLLNPLSFLYGLTLAEPVVILTFAGLSLVVATCAGFLWDRVFGRGASVTEAEELARTADAEPLPAAGLRRVAAVAVTAAKELAGRDLVFYAVGLLASALLSAAIPFGSLQHTMHHTDKSSPLLMTALAVPLYSSPLPGMMKIGLMFEHGNSIGAAFVLFTLGIGTSAGTVTWLLTDFGGRRVLPWLGAYLAVVLAVAYATEPVLYDTRKEEADHTHAFDDYSAPFPSGSGGPAEAGAKLAEKFGPMEQPAVYGFVALLAAGVVLRRADRAGALERWLTAPPPSRARTRWDANVPGSVLGAVSLLGLVAFSVVGAYLYYPDREQCFEEMKAVHADAVVAARTGKRDEAIRQLERWDLLTRKLQVGVYIRTLRLSDEQARSADDLRERLEEVRDALLANDATVAESALPALERAYRTCRTAFAPN